The Ascidiaceihabitans donghaensis genome includes the window GATTGTGACGCCGCTGATCGGGTCACTGATCCTGTTCTGGATGATCGACAGCCGGGGTATTTTAGGATCTGCCATCCAATGGCTTGCCGACGATCCGACGCTTTCGCTTAAGGCCTCAACGGGACTGACATGGGCGATGCTGATCGTTTACGGTGTGTGGCATTCAGCGCCCTTTGCCTTTGTTGTCTTTTACGCAGGTCTGCAAACGTTGCCCAAAGACACGCTGGAATCCGCCATGATCGACGGGGCGTCGCGTTGGGAACAAATCCGCTATGTTGTGATCCCACATCTGATGCCGCTTGTCACTTTTGTGATGCTGATCCAGTTGATGGACAACTTCCGTGTGCTTGAACCCATCGTGGGGTTCAGCGCAGAGGCCCATGCCACCTCGCTGAGTTGGATTATCCTGAACGATCTTGGTGGCGAAACACGTCTTTTGTCTTCTGCCGCCGCGACATCTGTTTTGACGATCATCGGGGTGTCGATCCTGCTGTCACCCGTTCTTGTGCGCACATGGCGCGACTTTCATTCGAAGGCTGAATAAATGTCATCCAAAGCCACACAACAACCGACATACATGCGTGTTCTGGTCTATGCCTTTGTGGCGTTCTGGCTGATCATTGCGGCGTTTCCCTTCCTTTGGACGCTTTGGGGGTCCTTCAAGGTCGAGCTGGACTTCTTTTCGATTGCGGATTGGACAAACGCGCTGACAGGGGAACGCACGCAAGAGGTTCATGGGTCTGCCTTCACCGGCGACGGCTATGAGGGCGCGTGGGTGCAAGAAAGATTTTGGAAAGCGGTTCTGAACACCTTTATCGTGTGCTTCTTTGTGGTGACGATTTCGCTGACGTTTGGCACATTGGGTGGCTACGCGCTGTCGCGATCGGGCCACAACTATACGTTCTGGCTGCTGATGGCGGCATTGATTGCACGTGCGATGCCACAGATCACGCTGGTTTCGGGCTACCTTCTGCCGTTCTTTGAATGGAACCTTTGGGGGTATCTGCCCACATCCATCATTGTGCTGGTGGCCATCAACCAGCCCTTCACATTGTGGATGCTGCATTCCTTCTTCCAGAAAATCCCGAAAGATTTGGACGAATCCGCCAAAGTCGACGGCTGCACGCAATTCCAAGCCTTCCGCCATGCCATCATGCCGGTGATGTGGCCCGGAGTGATCACCACGGGGCTGTTCAGCTTTCTGCTGGCCTACAACGACTTTGCGGTGACAACGATGCTATTAAGCAAAGAAAACCAAACAATGGTGCCGAAAATCGCAAGCTTTCTGGGAACCACCCAAACCGAAGGCAACGTGATGTTTGCGGTTGCGGCTGTTGTGTCGGCGACGGTGCCATTGTTCATTCTTGTCATGTTTTTCCAGCGCCAGATTGTGTCTGGTCTGACGGCTGGCGCTGTCAAAGGGTAATGAAAGACTTTTTGGTCATAGGTGCCGGTTCCGCCGGCTGTGTCCTTGCGGCTGAGCTTGCGCGGCGCGGGGCAGGGTCGGTGGCTGTGCTAGAGGCGGGCCCGTCCGAGCGTCATCCGCTGGTGTCGATGCCTTTTGGTTTGGTCTGGCTGATGGGGGGCGCGCGTGACTGGCGGTATAAATCCGCGCGGCTGTCCGATGCAGGGGGACGCCAGATCAACATTCCACGGGGAAAAATAGTGGGTGGATCCGGGTCGATCAATTCGATGGTTTGGTTCAGAGGGCGCAAAAGCGACTTCGACAATTGGGACATTTCGGGCTGGTCCTTTGCCGATGTGGAACACGCGTTTGAAGCGGTTGAAGCACGTCTGCAACCCACGCGCATGCAAGGCGCACATCCGTTGGCGGAAGGGCTGGCCCCGATGCTTGGCTCTAATCGCGACGCTGTACCCACCCCGGAATACGAAAGCGCAGGCGTTCTGGCCCACAACATGCTGCACACGCGACGCCATTCGGCGGCCGATGCCTATTTGCGACCCTCCGGCGTTGAGATTGTCACCGGCGTCGAAGTGGATCGTCTGATTTGGGACGGCGATCATGCTGTTGGCGTCCTTTTGGTGGATGGCACGGAAATCCGCGCCCGCAAAGGTGTGGTTATGTGTGCAGGGTCATTGGCGACACCCGCAATCCTGATGCGGTCCGGTGTCGGGCCACAAGATGAGCTGAACCAGCATGACATCGACACACGCGTCGATGCGCCAGAGATTGGCCAAAACCTGCATGACCATCCGGGCGTTGGGCTGCACTTTGAAGGGGCTGGCACAGGCTACGGGCTTGAACCGCGCCAATGGCTCAGTTGGGCTGTGGCCCCTTGGCGATACTACAACGGAAACGGTGGACGCCTTGCGTCCCCGACCTGCGAAGGCGGTGCGTTTTTCAACGCGCGTGGCACGGGGGCGATGCCGGATGTGCAAAGCCATTTCATCCCGTTTCATCTGGACAGTCGCGGCAAACGCTATGCGTTAAAATCTGGCTATTTTGCAGATGTATGTGTGTGTCGGCCAAAGTCGCGCGGGCAGCTTCGCCTGACGTCCAAAGATCCCAAAGCTGCGCCGTTTATCGATCTTGGGCTTTTGTCCGATCCGCGTGACCTCGATACGCTGGTGGCGGGCCTGACACGCTTGCGGGCTTTGCTGGCGCTTGCTGATTTTGGGTCAAGACGTGGCCGCGAGGTGCATCCGGGTGTCGATATGACGGGCGATGCGCTGCGTGAACACGTCCGTAATTCCGTGGGAACCGCGTATCACCCTGTTGGCACTGTGCGCCTTGGTGGTCCGGTTTCAAACCGATTGGCGGTGCATGGCACGCGCGGATTATGGGTCGCTGATGCATCCGTGATGCCGCAAGTCACATCCGCCAACACAAATGCACCGTCGATGATGATCGGCTGGAAAGGTGCCAAATACATAAGCGAGGATGCCGCATGAAAGGCACAAGACCCGAACAAGCCGTGCTGACGCGCGACACTGACATGTCCAAAACGGACGAAACCCGCGCTGTGATCGAAGGCATGGTGGATGGTCTGAACGATCACCGTATCGACGACATTGGGCAATTCTTTGCAGAAACGTTTCGTTGGATGGGGAACACAGGCTGCGGGTCTAAAACGGGTCTGCAGGAGTTTCAAGACAATTGGCAACGCCCGTTTCAGGCCGCCTTCAAAGACAAGGTTTGTGTCGATGAGGCACGACTATACATGGGTGAATGGGCTGCGGCCTTCGGGCGGCAGGAGGCAACCCATGGTGGTGACTTTATGGGGGTGAAAGCTTCGGGTAAGCGCATCGAAATCCGCTACATGGACTTTTGGAAAGTGGAAGACGGGCGCATCACGGACAACTACGTGATGGTCGATTTTCCACATGTGATGGCGCAGCTTGGCGTCGATGTATTCAACGGGATGGGCTGGGAAGCCTATGATCGCGGTGAAAAAACACCGCCCCGCCCCGAGGAGGTGTGAGATGACAATTCAACATTTAAAAACGGCGAAATCGGATGCCGAGCGGGCACAAGACGATGCCAAAACGCGCGCAACTGTAGAGGCGACATTGGCCGATATCGAGGCGCGAGGCGACGTGGCTGTGCGTGAGCTGTCTGAGAAATTCGACAATTATTCGCCAGCATCGTTCAAATTGTCCCAAGCAGAGATCGATGATCTGATTGCGCAACTGACACCACGCGAACTTGCGGATATCAAGTTTGCCCAAGCTCAGGTGCGAAACTTTGCGCAAGCTCAACGCGATTCCATGCTTGATATCGAAGTGGAAACGATGCCGGGCGTGATTTTGGGGCACAAGAATATTCCGGTTCAATCCGTGGGCTGTTATGTGCCTGGCGGTAAATTCCCGATGGTCGCGTCTGCACATATGTCCGTTGCCACGGCGTCCGTGGCCAAGGTGCCGCGCATCATTGCCTGCACACCTCCGTTCAAAGGCAAACCAAACCCTGCCGTGATCGCCGCCATGCACATGGGCGGTGCTCATGAGATTTACGTGATGGGTGGCATTCAGGCGATCGGTGCTATGGCTTTGGGCACGCAAACCATTGATCCCGTGCATATGCTCGTCGGGCCGGGCAACGCCTTTGTGGCCGAAGCCAAACGACAGTTGTTTGGGCGCGTCGGCATCGATTTGTTTGCAGGCCCAACAGAAACGATGGTGATTGCCGATGACACGGTCGATGCCGAACTATGTGCTACAGATTTATTGGGGCAGGCCGAACACGGCTACAATTCACCTGCGGTTTTGTTGACCAATTCGCGCAAACTGGCAGATGAAACGCTGCTGGAGATCGAAAGAATTTTGAAAATTCTTCCCACCGCCGATACGGCCCGCGTGTCTTGGGATGAATACGGCGAAGTGATCCTGTGCGACACCTACGACGAGATGTTGGCCGTGGCCGACGATATCGCATCCGAGCATGTTCAAGTCATGACAGACCGCGATGATTGGTTTTTAGAACATATGACCTGTTACGGGGCATTGTTTCTCGGGCCACGCACGAACGTGTCCAATGGTGATAAAGTGATTGGCACCAACCACACATTGCCCACCAAAAAGGCAGGGCGCTATACAGGTGGCCTTTGGGTTGGTAAATATCTGAAAACGCACAGCTATCAAAAGATCACAACGGATGAGGCTGCGGCTGAAATCGGAGCCTATGGATCGCGATTGTGCATGTTGGAGGGTTTTGTGGGTCATGCAGAGCAATGCAACGTGCGTGTGCGTCGGTATGGTGGTGTGAATGTTCCATACGGTGAAGGTGCCCCTGCGCGTGATGCTGCGGAATGATGCCCCAAGGGGGCTCTGCCCCCAGTCGGGCCTGTGGCCCTCTTTCCCCCGGGATATTTTAGGCAAGAAGAAAACATGGATACTGTGACACTTCATAAAGATCTTATCGCGCCTTGGCGGGCGGCTCTTTATGATTTTGACTTGGTGGGTGCACGTGCAGCTTTGCACAGGCTTTGTGATGCTGATGTCGTGTTCAATCTGTCTTTTCCTTTTGAGACGATCCACGGTGTTGATGCCTTTTTCGATCGTGTGTTTGTTCCGTTGGCTGCAGCATTTGAAGGGCTGGAAGCCCGGGATTATATTCGTGTGGGCGGCCCAACAGACGAAGGCGCACACTGGGTCGGGTGTGCGGGGTCTATCATGGGGCGGTTTTGTCAGCCTTGGCTTGATATTCCCGCCACAAGGCATTTGGCCCATATGCGGTATCATGAATTCTACCGCTTCGAAGGTGGTAAAGTGGTTGAGGTGCAAGCGCTTTGGGACCTTCCCGAATTGATGATGCAAGCGCAGGCATGGCCCATGGCCCCGGGTTTGGGGCGTCATTGGCATGTGCCGGGTCCTGCCACGCAAGATGGATTAAGACCTGGGCCTTATGTCTCTGAAACGTCGCAAGACAGCTGCCGCCATGTTCTTGAAATGCTTGAGTTTCTGGTGAAGCACCCCAGTGAGGGTGGGCCGGAAGTTATGCAAGCTGATCGCTTCTGGCATCCAAATATGAACTGGTACGGGCCTGCTGGCATTGGGTCCTCACGGGGCTTTGAAGCCTTTCGCAATTGGCACCAGATCCCCTTTCTGGCCGCCATGCCGGATCGCGGACAATACCCTGATGAGGCGCATTTTCACTTTTTCGGTGATGGCCCTTACGTGGCGGTGACCGGGTGGCCGAACATGGTGCAGACCCTGACTGGCGACGGTTGGATGGGAATTGCGCCTGCGGGCGCCAAGATATCTCTGCGCAGTCTTGATTTTTGGCGTATCGAGAGGGGATTGATCCGTGAAAACTGGGTCTTGGTTGATTTGCTAAGCCTGTATGATCAGATCGGTGTAGATGTTTTTGCCCGCATGCGGGAATTCAACAAAGCGCGGATTGGATTTGATCCGCAGACAGGACGCAGCCTATGACCGAGCTTCCCCGTACCCCTTCGTTTGATTTGTCCGGCAAGCGTGCCTTGGTCACGGGCGCATCCTCTGGCATTGGACTTGGATGCGCTGTGGCGCTGGCCGAGGCGGGTGCACATGTTGTGTGTGCGGCGCGGCGCGCTGATGTCTTGCAAGCCTCTGTTGATGCGATGCGCACGCAAGGTTGGTCTGCGGACGCTGTTGCCCTGGATCAGGTCGATCTCGCGTCGTTGAGCGCGGCGATGGAAGACCCCTTTGATGTCGTTTTGAACTCTGCCGGACTGGCGCGTCATTCGGCGGCTGTGGACACCACGCCAGACGACTACGATGCCGTGATGGATGTG containing:
- the hisD gene encoding histidinol dehydrogenase, coding for MTIQHLKTAKSDAERAQDDAKTRATVEATLADIEARGDVAVRELSEKFDNYSPASFKLSQAEIDDLIAQLTPRELADIKFAQAQVRNFAQAQRDSMLDIEVETMPGVILGHKNIPVQSVGCYVPGGKFPMVASAHMSVATASVAKVPRIIACTPPFKGKPNPAVIAAMHMGGAHEIYVMGGIQAIGAMALGTQTIDPVHMLVGPGNAFVAEAKRQLFGRVGIDLFAGPTETMVIADDTVDAELCATDLLGQAEHGYNSPAVLLTNSRKLADETLLEIERILKILPTADTARVSWDEYGEVILCDTYDEMLAVADDIASEHVQVMTDRDDWFLEHMTCYGALFLGPRTNVSNGDKVIGTNHTLPTKKAGRYTGGLWVGKYLKTHSYQKITTDEAAAEIGAYGSRLCMLEGFVGHAEQCNVRVRRYGGVNVPYGEGAPARDAAE
- a CDS encoding carbohydrate ABC transporter permease, yielding MSSKATQQPTYMRVLVYAFVAFWLIIAAFPFLWTLWGSFKVELDFFSIADWTNALTGERTQEVHGSAFTGDGYEGAWVQERFWKAVLNTFIVCFFVVTISLTFGTLGGYALSRSGHNYTFWLLMAALIARAMPQITLVSGYLLPFFEWNLWGYLPTSIIVLVAINQPFTLWMLHSFFQKIPKDLDESAKVDGCTQFQAFRHAIMPVMWPGVITTGLFSFLLAYNDFAVTTMLLSKENQTMVPKIASFLGTTQTEGNVMFAVAAVVSATVPLFILVMFFQRQIVSGLTAGAVKG
- a CDS encoding carbohydrate ABC transporter permease; the protein is MKHKTFFWFFLPTGLAMLLFIALPIVSVVLQSLFVEHEAVLAVVENCGPFGCKQETTIDQSATEALRAASPLGQFAGLDIYFNRGHLATAEVADAWRTRSGLGSFLATINNLPFYRAMSFTLVYTFTVTPLLIMLGFAIAVGVNSLHRHLKGLVIFFSLLPMIVTPLIGSLILFWMIDSRGILGSAIQWLADDPTLSLKASTGLTWAMLIVYGVWHSAPFAFVVFYAGLQTLPKDTLESAMIDGASRWEQIRYVVIPHLMPLVTFVMLIQLMDNFRVLEPIVGFSAEAHATSLSWIILNDLGGETRLLSSAAATSVLTIIGVSILLSPVLVRTWRDFHSKAE
- a CDS encoding GMC family oxidoreductase, whose translation is MKDFLVIGAGSAGCVLAAELARRGAGSVAVLEAGPSERHPLVSMPFGLVWLMGGARDWRYKSARLSDAGGRQINIPRGKIVGGSGSINSMVWFRGRKSDFDNWDISGWSFADVEHAFEAVEARLQPTRMQGAHPLAEGLAPMLGSNRDAVPTPEYESAGVLAHNMLHTRRHSAADAYLRPSGVEIVTGVEVDRLIWDGDHAVGVLLVDGTEIRARKGVVMCAGSLATPAILMRSGVGPQDELNQHDIDTRVDAPEIGQNLHDHPGVGLHFEGAGTGYGLEPRQWLSWAVAPWRYYNGNGGRLASPTCEGGAFFNARGTGAMPDVQSHFIPFHLDSRGKRYALKSGYFADVCVCRPKSRGQLRLTSKDPKAAPFIDLGLLSDPRDLDTLVAGLTRLRALLALADFGSRRGREVHPGVDMTGDALREHVRNSVGTAYHPVGTVRLGGPVSNRLAVHGTRGLWVADASVMPQVTSANTNAPSMMIGWKGAKYISEDAA
- a CDS encoding ester cyclase gives rise to the protein MDTVTLHKDLIAPWRAALYDFDLVGARAALHRLCDADVVFNLSFPFETIHGVDAFFDRVFVPLAAAFEGLEARDYIRVGGPTDEGAHWVGCAGSIMGRFCQPWLDIPATRHLAHMRYHEFYRFEGGKVVEVQALWDLPELMMQAQAWPMAPGLGRHWHVPGPATQDGLRPGPYVSETSQDSCRHVLEMLEFLVKHPSEGGPEVMQADRFWHPNMNWYGPAGIGSSRGFEAFRNWHQIPFLAAMPDRGQYPDEAHFHFFGDGPYVAVTGWPNMVQTLTGDGWMGIAPAGAKISLRSLDFWRIERGLIRENWVLVDLLSLYDQIGVDVFARMREFNKARIGFDPQTGRSL
- a CDS encoding ester cyclase; this translates as MKGTRPEQAVLTRDTDMSKTDETRAVIEGMVDGLNDHRIDDIGQFFAETFRWMGNTGCGSKTGLQEFQDNWQRPFQAAFKDKVCVDEARLYMGEWAAAFGRQEATHGGDFMGVKASGKRIEIRYMDFWKVEDGRITDNYVMVDFPHVMAQLGVDVFNGMGWEAYDRGEKTPPRPEEV